One genomic segment of Natrononativus amylolyticus includes these proteins:
- a CDS encoding 1,4-dihydroxy-2-naphthoate polyprenyltransferase, translating into MTTAEVSRTRAWLMAARPQTLPAAAAPVIVGTGLAVHEGVLAPLPALMAFVGAALIQIGTNFANDYYDAVKGADTDDREGFTRVTQSGLIPPERVKLATIVTFGLAILSGTYLVYVGGVPILVIGLVSVLCGWAYTGGPYPLGYHGLGDPFVFVFFGIVAVMGTFYVQAASVLAEPLTTTVPPGTVTLEAFAASLPVAGLSTAILVVNNVRDRETDARTGKHTLAVRLGYRASRLEFTALLVLAYCTPAWFWLATDAGPAVLLPLLSLPYAALIARTVWTRTDGAALNPALEQTGKLLALFAVLFALGLVV; encoded by the coding sequence ATGACGACGGCAGAGGTCTCACGGACGAGGGCGTGGCTCATGGCCGCGCGGCCGCAGACGCTGCCCGCAGCCGCGGCGCCCGTCATCGTCGGCACGGGGCTCGCGGTCCACGAGGGGGTACTCGCGCCGCTGCCGGCGCTGATGGCGTTCGTCGGCGCCGCACTGATTCAGATCGGGACCAACTTCGCGAACGACTACTACGACGCGGTGAAGGGGGCGGATACCGACGACCGGGAGGGCTTCACTCGAGTCACCCAGTCCGGACTCATTCCGCCCGAACGGGTCAAACTCGCCACGATCGTCACCTTCGGACTGGCGATCCTCTCGGGCACGTATCTGGTCTACGTCGGCGGCGTCCCGATCCTCGTGATCGGGCTCGTGAGCGTTCTCTGTGGCTGGGCCTACACCGGCGGCCCCTACCCGCTGGGCTATCACGGACTGGGCGATCCCTTCGTCTTCGTCTTCTTCGGCATCGTCGCCGTGATGGGCACGTTCTACGTCCAGGCGGCGTCGGTTCTCGCGGAGCCACTCACGACGACGGTTCCGCCCGGGACCGTCACGCTCGAGGCGTTCGCCGCGAGTCTCCCGGTCGCCGGACTCTCGACCGCAATCCTCGTCGTGAACAACGTGCGCGATCGGGAAACCGACGCCCGGACGGGCAAACACACCCTCGCGGTTCGCCTCGGCTACCGGGCGAGTCGCCTCGAGTTTACCGCCCTGCTCGTGCTCGCGTATTGCACGCCGGCGTGGTTCTGGCTCGCGACCGACGCCGGGCCGGCGGTCCTCCTCCCGCTGCTCTCGCTGCCGTACGCCGCGTTGATCGCACGCACCGTCTGGACGCGCACCGACGGCGCCGCGTTGAACCCGGCACTCGAGCAGACCGGCAAGCTGCTGGCACTGTTCGCGGTGCTGTTCGCACTCGGGCTGGTGGTGTGA
- the menD gene encoding 2-succinyl-5-enolpyruvyl-6-hydroxy-3-cyclohexene-1-carboxylic-acid synthase, translated as MTVPNRATLWGRILADELSKGGLEAVCLAPGSRSTPLSVAFARHPDIRVFSHLDERSAAYFALGRARRTGEPTALVCTSGTAAANFHPAVLEADRGRVPLLVLTADRPPELRDSGANQTVDQVKLYGGTVRWYADLPEPEADERKVRSLRTTAARALAETTGTPAGPVHLNCPFRKPLEPTPVPGDVPEAFRETLAGEGREGPFVETAAGRSVVDKGIRARLSRVLEGAERPLLVAGPADPAGERPDPERVGALARAVDAPVLADPLSELRFGPHVGDEGVVCGGYDAYVGTLPEPDVVLRWGASPTSKPLRQALRDADCRQFLLDPAGQWREATFTATDLLAADPGPLLEALAADLAGATGGDGEWLERVRDAEARHWERRDGALEPAALESDPFEGSVLATAFEAAPDPATIFVSNSMPIRDADRFARPRSAALSVLANRGTSGIDGIVSTALGAGSATDDPLVLVTGDLAYYHDMNGLLALERCGVDATVVLINNDGGGIFHMLPIEDHDPPFTGQFKTPHGLDFEPTGALYDLEFERVDRSDFEAAYRDSVGRAGTQVLEVRFDAESSHRVREGFVHEDVDPDA; from the coding sequence ATGACGGTTCCGAACCGGGCGACGCTGTGGGGTCGGATCCTCGCCGACGAACTCTCGAAGGGCGGGCTCGAGGCGGTCTGTCTCGCCCCGGGGAGCCGATCGACGCCGCTTTCGGTCGCGTTCGCCCGTCACCCGGACATCCGGGTCTTTTCACACCTCGACGAGCGCTCGGCGGCGTACTTCGCGCTCGGCCGGGCGCGACGGACCGGGGAGCCGACGGCGCTCGTCTGCACCTCGGGGACGGCCGCAGCGAACTTTCACCCGGCCGTACTGGAGGCCGACCGCGGGCGGGTTCCCCTGCTCGTGCTCACCGCCGACCGGCCGCCCGAACTGCGCGACAGCGGCGCGAACCAGACCGTCGACCAGGTGAAGCTGTACGGAGGGACGGTCCGGTGGTACGCCGACCTGCCGGAGCCCGAGGCCGACGAGCGGAAGGTCAGGTCGTTGCGAACGACGGCCGCCCGCGCGCTGGCCGAGACGACGGGGACGCCGGCGGGGCCGGTTCACCTCAACTGCCCGTTCCGCAAGCCCCTCGAGCCGACCCCCGTACCCGGCGACGTCCCCGAGGCGTTCCGCGAGACGCTCGCCGGTGAGGGGCGGGAGGGACCGTTCGTCGAGACGGCGGCGGGCCGGTCGGTGGTCGACAAGGGGATTCGAGCGCGGCTCTCGAGGGTGCTCGAGGGCGCCGAGCGGCCGCTGCTGGTCGCCGGCCCGGCGGACCCGGCTGGCGAGCGTCCCGACCCCGAGCGCGTGGGTGCACTCGCGCGCGCGGTGGACGCGCCGGTACTGGCCGACCCGCTGTCGGAACTCCGGTTCGGCCCGCACGTCGGGGACGAGGGGGTCGTCTGCGGCGGGTACGACGCCTACGTCGGGACCCTTCCGGAGCCGGACGTCGTCCTGCGGTGGGGGGCGTCCCCGACCTCGAAACCCCTGCGCCAGGCCCTGCGGGACGCCGACTGTCGCCAGTTCCTGCTCGATCCCGCCGGGCAGTGGCGCGAGGCGACGTTTACCGCGACGGACCTGCTCGCGGCCGACCCCGGCCCGCTGCTCGAGGCCCTCGCCGCCGACCTGGCGGGCGCGACGGGGGGCGACGGGGAGTGGCTCGAGCGGGTTCGCGACGCCGAGGCGCGCCACTGGGAGCGCCGCGACGGGGCGCTCGAACCGGCGGCCCTCGAGTCCGACCCCTTCGAGGGGTCGGTGCTCGCCACCGCGTTCGAGGCGGCGCCCGATCCGGCGACGATCTTCGTCTCGAACAGCATGCCGATCCGGGACGCGGATCGGTTCGCCCGGCCCCGGTCGGCCGCGCTGTCGGTTCTGGCGAACCGCGGGACGAGCGGGATCGACGGAATCGTCAGCACGGCCCTGGGCGCGGGGAGTGCGACGGACGATCCGCTCGTCCTCGTCACCGGCGACCTCGCCTACTACCACGACATGAACGGGCTGCTCGCGCTCGAGCGCTGCGGGGTCGACGCGACGGTCGTCCTGATCAACAACGACGGCGGCGGCATCTTCCACATGCTCCCCATCGAGGACCACGATCCCCCCTTCACCGGCCAGTTCAAGACGCCCCACGGGCTCGACTTCGAGCCGACCGGGGCGCTGTACGACCTCGAGTTCGAGCGGGTCGACCGCTCCGACTTCGAAGCCGCCTACCGCGACTCCGTGGGGCGGGCGGGGACGCAAGTGCTCGAGGTGAGGTTCGACGCCGAATCCAGTCACCGCGTACGCGAGGGGTTCGTCCACGAAGACGTCGACCCCGACGCCTGA
- a CDS encoding DUF7550 family protein, whose amino-acid sequence MADDTEPAQDHDSAADVGHDLEAERTTAPMSEYTTRDVGIGAVVTLVGLLIAFGIPLLAF is encoded by the coding sequence ATGGCAGACGACACCGAACCCGCCCAGGACCACGACTCGGCCGCAGACGTCGGACACGACCTCGAGGCCGAGCGGACGACCGCCCCGATGAGCGAGTACACGACCCGCGACGTCGGCATCGGCGCCGTCGTCACCCTCGTGGGACTGCTGATCGCCTTCGGTATTCCGCTGCTGGCGTTCTAA
- a CDS encoding magnesium transporter gives MQVPQGSLGTWSAKRIVANMLPLLVVLSIIVLWAGLTLEDAEEMLNEYGLLAVMVPAMVDMGGNLGAILSSRLTTRLHLGMTDFDRRDQALWGNVLAILALAFTIFTALALGTWALGQVIGGALALSTLLVISLVSGMSIAVIAIVFSFSATYASYRLGIDPDDTTIPIVTNVVDVFGMVIFIGISAWMLGF, from the coding sequence ATGCAGGTACCGCAGGGCTCGCTCGGAACCTGGTCGGCAAAACGCATCGTCGCGAACATGCTCCCCCTGCTGGTGGTGCTCTCGATCATCGTCCTCTGGGCGGGACTCACGCTCGAGGACGCAGAGGAGATGCTCAACGAGTACGGGCTGCTCGCGGTGATGGTGCCGGCGATGGTCGACATGGGCGGCAACCTGGGGGCGATCCTGAGCTCGCGGCTCACGACGCGACTCCACCTAGGGATGACCGACTTCGACCGCCGCGACCAGGCGCTGTGGGGGAACGTGCTGGCGATCCTGGCGCTCGCGTTCACGATCTTTACCGCCCTCGCCCTCGGTACCTGGGCGCTCGGCCAGGTCATCGGCGGCGCGCTCGCGCTGTCGACGCTGCTCGTGATCTCGCTCGTCAGCGGGATGTCGATCGCCGTCATCGCGATCGTCTTCAGCTTCTCGGCGACGTACGCCTCTTACCGCCTCGGGATCGATCCCGACGACACGACGATCCCCATCGTGACCAACGTCGTGGACGTCTTCGGGATGGTCATCTTCATCGGGATCTCCGCCTGGATGCTCGGCTTCTGA
- a CDS encoding ribbon-helix-helix domain-containing protein, with product MPKVEITIPEHLEMQIAQMVERGEFVNREEAIEDLLSTGIKAYKTSGPMDEEEPGLEDDGMMGHDDEYVF from the coding sequence ATGCCGAAAGTAGAGATCACGATACCCGAGCACCTCGAGATGCAGATCGCCCAGATGGTCGAGCGCGGCGAGTTCGTCAACCGAGAGGAGGCGATCGAAGATCTCCTGTCGACGGGGATCAAGGCGTACAAGACGAGCGGCCCGATGGACGAAGAAGAGCCCGGCCTCGAAGACGACGGAATGATGGGCCACGACGACGAGTACGTCTTCTAA
- a CDS encoding 1,4-dihydroxy-2-naphthoyl-CoA synthase → MVSDLFDPDRWEPVEGFDFRDLTYHRAVDSGTVRIAFDRPAVRNAFRPGTVDELYDALDHAKRQTDVGCVLLTGNGPSPKDGGWAFCSGGDQSIRGEAGYEYEGNEERASEAGRLHILEVQRLIRHIPKIVVCVVPGWAVGGGHSLHVVCDLTLASEEHAKFLQTDPDVGSYDAGFGSAYLARQIGQKKAREVFFLGKTYSAAEAAEMGMVNEVVPHDDLEEVALEWGHEINAKSPNAMRMLKYAFNMADDGFVGQQVFAGEATRLGYMTDEAQEGRDAFNEGREPDFSEYPWHY, encoded by the coding sequence ATGGTCTCTGACCTCTTCGACCCCGACCGGTGGGAGCCGGTCGAGGGGTTCGACTTTCGCGATCTCACCTACCACCGGGCGGTCGATTCGGGTACCGTCAGGATCGCATTCGACCGGCCGGCGGTTCGCAACGCGTTCCGGCCCGGAACGGTAGACGAACTGTACGACGCGCTCGACCACGCGAAACGCCAGACCGACGTCGGCTGCGTGTTGCTGACCGGCAACGGCCCCTCACCGAAAGACGGCGGCTGGGCGTTCTGTTCGGGCGGCGACCAGTCGATCCGGGGCGAAGCAGGTTACGAGTACGAGGGGAACGAGGAACGCGCCTCGGAAGCCGGACGGCTCCACATCCTCGAGGTCCAGCGGCTCATCCGTCACATCCCGAAGATCGTGGTCTGCGTGGTACCGGGGTGGGCCGTCGGCGGCGGCCACTCGCTGCACGTGGTCTGTGATCTCACGCTCGCGAGCGAGGAGCACGCGAAGTTCCTCCAGACCGACCCCGACGTGGGCAGCTACGACGCCGGCTTCGGCTCGGCCTACCTCGCCCGCCAGATCGGCCAGAAGAAAGCGAGGGAGGTGTTCTTCCTCGGGAAGACCTACTCCGCCGCGGAAGCCGCGGAGATGGGCATGGTCAACGAGGTCGTCCCCCACGACGACCTCGAGGAGGTCGCCCTCGAGTGGGGCCACGAGATCAACGCGAAGAGCCCGAACGCGATGCGGATGCTCAAGTACGCGTTCAACATGGCCGACGACGGCTTCGTCGGCCAGCAGGTGTTCGCCGGCGAGGCCACCCGGCTGGGCTACATGACCGACGAGGCCCAGGAGGGTCGGGACGCGTTCAACGAGGGGCGCGAGCCGGACTTCTCGGAGTACCCCTGGCACTACTGA
- a CDS encoding magnesium transporter — protein MNYREEFWGIYREAIPILLLALGGGLFAGLVLEGLLESVERFPGLLVMVPVFLATRGNVYGALGGRISSGLHQGLIEPRFEWNERLVNAVAASFVNGITISIVIGFLSWGALQLLDRSSAHLFELVGIMLLAGTLTSVVMIVGLLALIFAGYKLGYDPDNLVGPIVTTLGDIFGMLFLLIAVLTVEVIV, from the coding sequence ATGAACTACCGCGAAGAGTTCTGGGGGATCTACCGCGAAGCGATCCCGATCCTGTTGCTCGCACTCGGCGGCGGTCTCTTCGCCGGGCTGGTTCTCGAGGGGCTGTTAGAGAGCGTCGAGCGCTTTCCCGGCCTGCTCGTGATGGTGCCGGTGTTCCTCGCCACCCGCGGTAACGTCTACGGCGCGCTCGGCGGGCGGATCTCGAGCGGGCTCCACCAAGGGCTGATCGAGCCGCGTTTCGAGTGGAACGAGCGGCTGGTCAACGCGGTCGCCGCCTCGTTCGTCAACGGCATCACCATCTCGATCGTCATCGGCTTCCTCTCCTGGGGTGCGCTCCAGCTCCTCGACCGGAGTTCGGCGCACCTGTTCGAGCTCGTCGGGATCATGCTGCTCGCCGGGACGCTGACGTCGGTCGTGATGATCGTCGGCCTGCTCGCGTTGATCTTCGCGGGCTACAAGCTCGGCTACGACCCGGACAACCTGGTCGGCCCGATCGTCACCACGCTGGGCGACATCTTCGGGATGCTGTTCCTGTTGATCGCCGTCCTCACGGTCGAGGTGATCGTCTGA
- a CDS encoding mandelate racemase/muconate lactonizing enzyme family protein encodes MGRDPNSDSSADVDRDALEFEYRSFSLPLCRPLETAHGTIDGRDGVLVRVTNRNDGTAGVGEATPLAGWTESLADCEGALERAAAAIGDGGGPEAALAAVDGAVSARHAVSLAFADFAAKREAKPLYRLLGQPMRVGRVPVNATVSDGTPEESAADAAAAVGRGFDCCKLKVGVRDLETDLERVRRVREAVGPTVELRADANGAWTIDQAETAVEAFANPDCRVSVLEQPLPAGALEGHAALRGRGVSIALDEGLLEHGVDEICRVGAADAVVLKPMALGGVDVAREVAAWVVEFDLEPIVTTTIDGVVARTGAVHLAAAIPDVPACGLATGSLLAADLGRDPVLFEKGAAVVPQAKGLGVSDVWNG; translated from the coding sequence ATGGGCCGAGATCCAAACTCCGACTCGAGCGCGGACGTCGACCGCGACGCGCTCGAGTTCGAGTACCGGTCGTTCAGCCTGCCGCTGTGTCGGCCCCTCGAGACTGCCCACGGGACGATCGACGGGCGCGACGGCGTGCTCGTTCGCGTCACCAACCGCAACGACGGGACGGCGGGGGTGGGGGAGGCGACGCCGCTCGCCGGCTGGACGGAGTCGCTCGCCGACTGCGAGGGCGCCCTCGAGCGAGCGGCCGCCGCGATCGGCGACGGCGGCGGGCCGGAGGCGGCGCTCGCGGCAGTCGACGGGGCTGTCTCGGCACGCCACGCCGTCTCCCTGGCGTTTGCGGACTTCGCGGCAAAACGGGAGGCCAAACCGCTGTACCGCCTGCTCGGACAGCCGATGCGGGTGGGGCGGGTTCCGGTGAACGCGACCGTCAGCGACGGGACACCCGAGGAGAGCGCGGCCGACGCCGCCGCGGCCGTCGGGCGCGGCTTCGACTGCTGTAAGCTCAAAGTCGGCGTCCGTGACCTCGAGACCGACCTCGAGCGCGTCCGTCGGGTTCGCGAGGCGGTGGGGCCGACCGTCGAGCTTCGCGCCGACGCCAACGGCGCGTGGACCATCGACCAGGCGGAGACCGCCGTCGAGGCGTTCGCCAACCCCGACTGCCGCGTCTCGGTGCTCGAACAACCGCTTCCCGCCGGGGCGCTCGAGGGCCACGCCGCCCTCCGGGGCCGCGGCGTTTCGATCGCCCTCGACGAGGGGTTGCTCGAGCACGGCGTCGACGAGATCTGCCGCGTCGGGGCGGCCGACGCCGTCGTGTTGAAACCGATGGCCCTCGGCGGGGTCGACGTCGCCCGGGAGGTCGCCGCCTGGGTCGTCGAGTTCGACCTCGAGCCGATCGTGACGACGACGATCGATGGCGTCGTCGCCCGGACCGGAGCGGTCCACCTGGCGGCGGCGATTCCGGACGTTCCCGCCTGCGGACTGGCGACGGGCAGCCTGCTCGCCGCGGACCTCGGTCGGGACCCCGTGCTGTTCGAGAAGGGGGCCGCGGTCGTCCCACAAGCGAAGGGTCTTGGCGTTTCGGACGTGTGGAACGGGTAA
- a CDS encoding sulfite oxidase-like oxidoreductase, which yields MKDVTDLYREFGDDRLPPGQRETSKFPVLSKSGTPAWDPETWEFTVTGAVEEELSFTWEEFRALPSETQRQDFHCVTGWSKFDCAFTGVPFPELAERAGVADDAVHVMFSALDDYTTDLPLEDCLREEVLFAWAFDGEALAREHGGPLRVVTPHRYAYKGAKWVDGVEFLTEPELGYWERRGYSETADPWREERYS from the coding sequence ATGAAGGACGTCACGGACCTCTACCGGGAGTTCGGCGACGACCGGCTGCCGCCGGGCCAGCGCGAAACCTCGAAGTTCCCCGTCCTCTCGAAGAGCGGCACGCCGGCGTGGGACCCCGAGACGTGGGAGTTTACCGTCACCGGCGCCGTCGAGGAGGAGCTCTCGTTCACTTGGGAGGAGTTCCGAGCGCTTCCGAGCGAAACGCAGCGACAGGACTTTCACTGCGTCACCGGCTGGAGCAAGTTCGACTGCGCGTTCACGGGCGTGCCGTTTCCCGAACTCGCCGAGCGGGCCGGCGTCGCAGACGACGCGGTCCACGTCATGTTCTCCGCGCTCGACGACTACACGACCGACCTGCCGCTCGAGGACTGCCTGCGTGAGGAGGTGCTGTTCGCGTGGGCGTTCGACGGCGAGGCGCTCGCGCGCGAACACGGCGGCCCGCTTCGGGTCGTCACGCCCCACAGGTACGCCTACAAGGGCGCGAAGTGGGTCGACGGCGTCGAGTTCCTCACCGAACCCGAACTCGGCTACTGGGAGCGCCGCGGCTACTCGGAGACCGCCGATCCCTGGCGCGAGGAACGATATAGTTAG
- a CDS encoding amidohydrolase family protein — protein sequence MDLAIVDTLALTMRNDGLGALENATIGVEDGEIAYVGTAESFDGDPDRTVDGAGTLTLPGLVNVHAHTGLTLLRGGAQDVPEIEWMNRALGPLAETMGDDDHVAGARLGVLEALLSGVTTMGEYAANVSRLVEEVYEPMGVRVVATETINAVAESTGDLGPDDPYPLDPVKGEDALERNEALFEEYADHDRVSAMYGPQALDMVSPELLAEIRSRAERHDRGVHMHVAQGDRERRQIEARYGDGETTVSVLEELGLVSDRLLAAHLHGASAAERRRLADAGVRMAACPSSIAAIDGITPPLCAFREAGGTVGIGTDQAPGPGGHDFLRELRTTALLSKTDRADPTAFPAREALRVATIEGARALGIDDEVGSLEVGKRADVAVLDLETPSTAPVVSEPLRTAIPNVVYGANAGLVGTVLVGGDVVVEDGAVTTVDEEGVLEKATARAEAVFSRAAADWRAADSRLVDRQ from the coding sequence ATGGATCTCGCAATCGTCGATACGCTCGCGCTGACGATGCGCAACGACGGACTCGGAGCGCTCGAGAACGCCACGATCGGCGTCGAGGACGGAGAGATCGCGTACGTCGGCACCGCCGAGTCGTTCGACGGCGACCCCGACCGTACCGTCGACGGCGCCGGGACGCTGACGCTACCGGGGCTGGTGAACGTCCACGCGCACACGGGGTTGACGCTGCTTCGCGGCGGCGCCCAGGACGTCCCCGAGATCGAGTGGATGAACCGCGCGCTCGGCCCGCTCGCCGAGACGATGGGCGACGACGACCACGTCGCGGGCGCCAGACTCGGCGTCCTCGAGGCGCTGCTCTCGGGGGTGACCACGATGGGTGAGTACGCGGCGAACGTCTCCCGGCTCGTCGAGGAGGTGTACGAGCCGATGGGCGTCCGGGTCGTCGCGACGGAGACGATCAACGCGGTCGCGGAGTCGACGGGCGACCTCGGTCCGGACGACCCGTATCCGCTCGATCCGGTGAAGGGGGAGGACGCACTCGAGCGAAACGAGGCGCTGTTCGAGGAGTACGCCGACCACGATCGGGTGTCCGCCATGTACGGCCCGCAGGCGCTCGACATGGTGTCGCCGGAGCTGCTCGCGGAGATCCGCAGCCGCGCCGAACGCCACGACCGGGGCGTCCACATGCACGTCGCCCAGGGCGACCGCGAACGCCGCCAGATCGAGGCCCGCTACGGCGACGGCGAGACGACCGTGAGCGTCCTCGAGGAGCTGGGGCTCGTCTCCGATCGGCTGCTGGCGGCTCACCTCCACGGGGCGAGCGCGGCCGAGCGCCGGCGGCTGGCCGACGCGGGGGTTCGGATGGCCGCCTGCCCGAGTTCGATCGCGGCCATCGACGGGATCACGCCGCCGCTGTGTGCGTTCCGCGAGGCCGGCGGCACCGTCGGAATCGGAACCGACCAGGCGCCCGGCCCGGGCGGCCACGACTTCCTGCGCGAACTGCGGACGACGGCGCTGCTCTCGAAGACCGACCGGGCCGATCCGACGGCGTTCCCCGCCCGGGAGGCGCTTCGCGTCGCGACGATCGAGGGCGCGCGGGCGCTCGGAATCGACGACGAAGTCGGCTCGCTCGAGGTCGGCAAACGGGCGGACGTCGCGGTGCTCGACCTCGAGACGCCGTCGACGGCGCCCGTCGTCTCCGAGCCGTTGCGGACGGCGATTCCGAACGTTGTCTACGGCGCGAACGCGGGCCTCGTCGGGACGGTGCTGGTCGGCGGAGACGTCGTCGTCGAGGACGGAGCCGTGACGACGGTCGACGAGGAGGGCGTTCTCGAGAAAGCGACCGCGCGGGCAGAGGCGGTGTTCTCGAGGGCGGCCGCGGACTGGCGGGCAGCCGACTCCCGACTCGTCGACCGGCAATAG
- a CDS encoding isochorismate synthase, whose protein sequence is MERSSGGRGETANVSVSGADLVGRSCELEDVSFGAVLEAAGGSRVQWTTPDGLEIVGCGAAASFDATGPARCRRVREAARRTFADVDHDGPRVARPRAFGGLAFHDGHEPVPPWGGFDAASFVVPSALVVRDDSSTWLTVVGDESDVDDRTERWRDRLAALPAMRPSGSRPGVVATRRTTSREEWADQVETALERIAGGDLEKVVLAQALSVDLEETLDVPATLERLRRHYPNCYRFLLDHSAGGTFFGTPPERLVAKRGGRVETEALAGSVPRGETPEADDEYVERMVDSEKFQREHGLVVDSIRRQLESFDATVTVAEQTIRRLATIQHLRTPIEAELERETHVLELVEALHPTPAVGGVPPQAAWETIRSVETFDRGWYAAPVGWFDAAGDGEFAVGIRSGVATGDRVTLFAGNGIVADSDPTEEWEEVQLKFRPILDEL, encoded by the coding sequence ATGGAGCGATCGTCGGGCGGTCGAGGGGAGACGGCGAACGTATCGGTCAGCGGCGCCGACCTGGTCGGCCGGAGTTGCGAACTCGAGGACGTCTCCTTCGGCGCCGTCCTCGAGGCCGCCGGCGGCTCGCGCGTGCAGTGGACCACCCCCGACGGCCTCGAGATCGTCGGCTGCGGCGCCGCCGCCAGCTTCGACGCGACGGGGCCGGCGCGCTGTCGTCGGGTCCGCGAGGCAGCTCGCCGGACCTTCGCGGACGTCGACCACGACGGCCCTCGCGTCGCCCGCCCGCGGGCGTTCGGCGGCCTCGCCTTTCACGACGGCCACGAACCCGTCCCGCCCTGGGGCGGCTTCGACGCCGCGTCGTTCGTCGTCCCGAGCGCCCTCGTCGTCCGCGACGATTCGAGCACCTGGCTGACGGTCGTCGGCGACGAGAGCGACGTCGACGACCGCACTGAGCGATGGCGGGATCGGCTGGCCGCGCTGCCGGCGATGCGCCCGAGCGGCTCCCGCCCGGGCGTCGTCGCGACCCGACGGACGACGAGCCGCGAGGAGTGGGCCGACCAGGTGGAGACCGCCCTCGAGCGCATCGCCGGCGGCGACCTCGAGAAGGTCGTTCTCGCGCAGGCGCTGTCGGTCGACCTCGAGGAGACACTCGACGTGCCGGCGACGCTCGAGCGGCTCCGCCGGCACTACCCCAACTGCTACCGGTTCCTGCTCGATCACAGCGCCGGCGGCACGTTCTTCGGGACGCCGCCCGAGCGCCTCGTCGCGAAACGCGGCGGTCGGGTCGAGACGGAGGCGCTCGCGGGCTCGGTTCCCCGCGGCGAGACCCCCGAGGCCGACGACGAGTACGTCGAGCGGATGGTCGACAGCGAGAAGTTCCAGCGCGAGCACGGCCTCGTCGTCGACTCGATCCGCCGCCAGCTGGAGTCGTTCGACGCGACGGTCACCGTCGCCGAGCAGACGATCCGCCGGCTGGCGACGATCCAGCACCTCCGGACGCCGATCGAGGCGGAACTCGAGCGCGAGACCCACGTGCTCGAACTCGTGGAGGCGCTCCACCCGACGCCAGCCGTCGGCGGCGTGCCGCCGCAGGCCGCCTGGGAGACGATCCGGAGCGTCGAGACGTTCGACCGCGGCTGGTACGCCGCGCCGGTCGGCTGGTTCGACGCCGCGGGCGACGGCGAGTTCGCCGTCGGCATCCGCTCGGGCGTCGCGACCGGCGACCGGGTGACGCTGTTCGCCGGCAACGGTATCGTCGCCGACAGCGACCCCACAGAGGAGTGGGAGGAGGTACAGCTGAAGTTCCGGCCGATCCTCGACGAGCTATGA
- the hisF gene encoding imidazole glycerol phosphate synthase subunit HisF has product MGLTKRIIPCIDVDIDDDGNPAVYTGVHFEDLEYTGDPVEMAREYNEAGADEFVFLDITASAEGRETMLDVVSRVADEVFIPLTVGGGIRTTDDIKETLRAGADKVSITTGALERPELITEGARAFGSQCIVISVDAKRRFDEGGEHYVEVDGESCWFECTKKGGREGTGIDVLEWATEAESRGAGELFVNSIDKDGTKDGYDVPLTKAVCDAVETPVIASSGCGGPEDMYEVFTEAEADAGLAASIFHFDEYSIADVKSYLAERDVPVRR; this is encoded by the coding sequence ATGGGGCTCACAAAGCGCATCATCCCGTGTATCGACGTCGATATCGACGACGACGGGAACCCGGCGGTGTACACGGGCGTCCACTTCGAGGACCTCGAGTACACCGGCGACCCCGTCGAGATGGCCCGCGAGTACAACGAGGCCGGCGCCGACGAGTTCGTCTTCCTCGACATCACCGCGAGCGCAGAGGGCCGGGAGACGATGCTCGACGTCGTCTCGCGGGTCGCCGACGAGGTGTTCATCCCGCTGACCGTCGGTGGCGGCATTCGAACCACCGACGACATCAAGGAGACCCTGCGGGCGGGTGCGGACAAAGTCTCGATCACCACCGGCGCGCTCGAGCGTCCCGAACTCATCACCGAGGGTGCCCGCGCCTTTGGCAGCCAGTGTATCGTGATCAGCGTCGACGCGAAACGGCGGTTCGACGAGGGCGGGGAACACTACGTCGAGGTCGACGGCGAGTCCTGCTGGTTCGAGTGTACCAAGAAGGGCGGTCGTGAGGGAACCGGAATCGACGTCCTCGAGTGGGCCACGGAGGCCGAATCCCGCGGCGCGGGGGAACTGTTCGTCAACTCCATCGACAAGGACGGCACCAAGGACGGCTACGACGTCCCCCTCACGAAAGCCGTCTGTGACGCCGTGGAGACGCCCGTCATCGCCTCCTCGGGCTGTGGCGGCCCCGAGGACATGTACGAGGTGTTCACCGAGGCCGAGGCCGACGCCGGTCTCGCGGCCTCGATCTTCCACTTCGACGAGTACTCGATCGCGGACGTCAAGTCCTACCTCGCGGAGCGAGACGTCCCGGTACGCCGTTAG